The Rhododendron vialii isolate Sample 1 chromosome 6a, ASM3025357v1 genome includes a window with the following:
- the LOC131329206 gene encoding 2,3-bisphosphoglycerate-dependent phosphoglycerate mutase 1-like isoform X1 yields the protein MEMLTKELFLGMAATALHQAIGTLYSHGCFHQDHGTASLRLVSNGFRVDIRLLRSESYQSRKRNLVVSQASTSPTSVSNPVSSPSKNATTESRKKSNEAALILIRHGESLWNEKNLFTGCVDVPLTQKGVEEAIEAGKRISYIPVDMIYTSTLIRAQMTAMLAMTQHRRKKVPIVMHDESEQAKSWSRIHSEETKKQCIPVVTAWQLNERLYGELQGLNKQETADRYGKEKVHEWRRSYDIPPPNGESLEMCAERAVAYFKEHIEPQFVAGKNVMIAAHGNSLRSIIMYLDKLTSQEVISLELSTGIPMLYIFKEGKFVRRGSPAGPSEAGFYAYTKTLALYRQKLDEKYQ from the exons ATGGAAATGTTGACTAAGGAGCTGTTCTTGGG AATGGCCGCTACTGCACTTCACCAAGCCATTGGTACTCTTTACTCCCATGGATGCTTTCACCAGGACCATGGAACTGCTTCATTGCGCTTGGTCTCCAATGGTTTTAGAGTTGACATACGGCTCTTGAGAAGTGAAAGTTATCAATCTAGAAAGAGGAATCTTGTTGTTTCTCAAGCCTCAACTTCTCCGACTTCAGTGTCAAACCCAGTTTCATCCCCTTCAAAGAATGCCACAACCGAATCACGAAAGAAATCAA ATGAAGCGGCTTTGATTCTGATTCGACATGGCGAGTCTTTATGGAATGAAAAGAACTTGTTTACGGGTTGCGTAGATGTGCCATTAACCCAGAAGGGTGTGGAAGAAGCAATTGAAGCTGGCAAGAGAATCAGCTACATACCTGTCGACATGATCTATACATCTACCCTGATTCGCGCGCAGATGACAGCCATGCTTGCCATGACGCAGCACCGTCGCAAGAAG GTGCCTATCGTTATGCATGACGAGAGTGAACAGGCAAAGTCTTGGAGTAGAATTCACAGCGAAGAAACCAAAAAGCAATGTattccggttgtcacagcttggCAACTGAATGAAAGATT GTATGGGGAACTACAAGGTCTTAACAAGCAGGAAACAGCAGATAGATATGGGAAGGAGAAAGTTCATGAGTGGCGCCGTAGTTATGACATACCTCCGCCTAATGGTGAGAGTTTGGAAATGTGTGCTGAGAGAGCCGTTGCTTACTTCAAAGAACAT ATTGAACCCCAATTTGTAGCCGGAAAAAACGTAATGATCGCCGCCCATGGAAACTCATTGAGGTCCATCATTATGTATCTTGACAAATTAACTTCCCAGGAG GTTATTAGCTTGGAATTATCAACTGGGATACCTATGCTTTACATTTTCAAAGAGGGAAAGTTTGTGAGAAGGGGAAGCCCTGCTGGGCCTTCCGAAGCAGGGTTTTATGCCTACACTAAG ACCTTGGCTCTCTACAGGCAGAAGTTAGATGAAAAGTATCAGTGA
- the LOC131329206 gene encoding 2,3-bisphosphoglycerate-dependent phosphoglycerate mutase 1-like isoform X2 — MAATALHQAIGTLYSHGCFHQDHGTASLRLVSNGFRVDIRLLRSESYQSRKRNLVVSQASTSPTSVSNPVSSPSKNATTESRKKSNEAALILIRHGESLWNEKNLFTGCVDVPLTQKGVEEAIEAGKRISYIPVDMIYTSTLIRAQMTAMLAMTQHRRKKVPIVMHDESEQAKSWSRIHSEETKKQCIPVVTAWQLNERLYGELQGLNKQETADRYGKEKVHEWRRSYDIPPPNGESLEMCAERAVAYFKEHIEPQFVAGKNVMIAAHGNSLRSIIMYLDKLTSQEVISLELSTGIPMLYIFKEGKFVRRGSPAGPSEAGFYAYTKTLALYRQKLDEKYQ, encoded by the exons ATGGCCGCTACTGCACTTCACCAAGCCATTGGTACTCTTTACTCCCATGGATGCTTTCACCAGGACCATGGAACTGCTTCATTGCGCTTGGTCTCCAATGGTTTTAGAGTTGACATACGGCTCTTGAGAAGTGAAAGTTATCAATCTAGAAAGAGGAATCTTGTTGTTTCTCAAGCCTCAACTTCTCCGACTTCAGTGTCAAACCCAGTTTCATCCCCTTCAAAGAATGCCACAACCGAATCACGAAAGAAATCAA ATGAAGCGGCTTTGATTCTGATTCGACATGGCGAGTCTTTATGGAATGAAAAGAACTTGTTTACGGGTTGCGTAGATGTGCCATTAACCCAGAAGGGTGTGGAAGAAGCAATTGAAGCTGGCAAGAGAATCAGCTACATACCTGTCGACATGATCTATACATCTACCCTGATTCGCGCGCAGATGACAGCCATGCTTGCCATGACGCAGCACCGTCGCAAGAAG GTGCCTATCGTTATGCATGACGAGAGTGAACAGGCAAAGTCTTGGAGTAGAATTCACAGCGAAGAAACCAAAAAGCAATGTattccggttgtcacagcttggCAACTGAATGAAAGATT GTATGGGGAACTACAAGGTCTTAACAAGCAGGAAACAGCAGATAGATATGGGAAGGAGAAAGTTCATGAGTGGCGCCGTAGTTATGACATACCTCCGCCTAATGGTGAGAGTTTGGAAATGTGTGCTGAGAGAGCCGTTGCTTACTTCAAAGAACAT ATTGAACCCCAATTTGTAGCCGGAAAAAACGTAATGATCGCCGCCCATGGAAACTCATTGAGGTCCATCATTATGTATCTTGACAAATTAACTTCCCAGGAG GTTATTAGCTTGGAATTATCAACTGGGATACCTATGCTTTACATTTTCAAAGAGGGAAAGTTTGTGAGAAGGGGAAGCCCTGCTGGGCCTTCCGAAGCAGGGTTTTATGCCTACACTAAG ACCTTGGCTCTCTACAGGCAGAAGTTAGATGAAAAGTATCAGTGA